In Blastopirellula sediminis, the following proteins share a genomic window:
- a CDS encoding HlyD family secretion protein, with protein sequence MWSRIAFIAVLIVIFGSLLTYSQLQHEPLKVSGYIEAQDIRLGSRVGGRVAEVLADEGDMVKQGQVLVRLEPFDLNELLAAAKAETDDKQALLEKLKTGYRPEEIAQAKSQVDELAARLEMLVNGPRKQEIDAARAELQMASSQLELAQSNYKREKEVFEKGAGTQEKFDRVADLLREAESNSVVRENNLSLLVEGTRKEEIAQARASLAKATEEYNLMKSGFRKEDIAQAEAAVAAAKANVAAIEKRIDELSVTAPTDAIVEALELEPGDLMPPNAPMLTLIDPKTLWVRAYVPENHLNIQLGQKLPVTVDSYDQEFQGEITFIARNAEFTPNNVQTPEERSKQVFRIKVTLLDGLDQLRSGMAADVWLEPRK encoded by the coding sequence ATGTGGTCTCGGATCGCCTTCATCGCCGTTCTGATCGTGATTTTCGGCTCGCTTTTGACTTATAGCCAATTGCAGCACGAGCCGCTCAAGGTCTCCGGCTATATCGAAGCGCAAGATATCCGACTTGGTTCGCGCGTCGGCGGACGAGTCGCCGAAGTGCTGGCCGACGAAGGGGACATGGTCAAACAGGGTCAAGTCCTCGTCCGCTTGGAGCCGTTCGATCTGAACGAACTGCTGGCCGCCGCCAAAGCGGAAACCGACGACAAGCAGGCGCTGCTCGAGAAACTGAAGACCGGCTATCGTCCCGAAGAAATCGCCCAGGCGAAATCGCAAGTCGACGAACTCGCCGCGCGCCTCGAAATGCTGGTCAACGGTCCACGCAAACAAGAGATCGACGCGGCTCGCGCCGAACTGCAAATGGCCTCGTCGCAGTTGGAGTTGGCGCAGTCCAATTACAAACGCGAGAAGGAGGTCTTTGAAAAGGGCGCCGGCACGCAGGAAAAGTTTGATCGGGTCGCTGATTTGTTGCGGGAAGCGGAGAGCAATTCGGTCGTCCGTGAAAACAATCTCTCGCTGCTGGTCGAAGGGACGCGCAAAGAGGAAATCGCCCAAGCTCGCGCCTCTCTGGCGAAGGCGACCGAAGAATACAACCTGATGAAGTCAGGCTTCCGCAAGGAAGACATCGCCCAAGCCGAAGCGGCGGTCGCCGCGGCGAAGGCCAACGTCGCCGCAATCGAGAAACGGATCGATGAGTTAAGCGTCACCGCTCCGACCGATGCGATCGTCGAGGCGCTCGAACTGGAGCCTGGCGACCTGATGCCGCCGAACGCGCCGATGTTGACGCTGATCGATCCGAAGACGCTTTGGGTGCGGGCCTACGTTCCGGAAAACCATCTGAATATCCAACTCGGTCAAAAGTTGCCGGTCACGGTCGACAGTTACGACCAGGAGTTTCAGGGAGAGATCACCTTCATCGCGCGGAACGCCGAGTTCACTCCCAACAACGTGCAAACGCCGGAAGAGCGATCGAAGCAGGTCTTTCGCATCAAAGTGACGCTGCTCGACGGGCTCGATCAACTCCGCAGCGGCATGGCCGCCGACGTCTGGCTCGAGCCGAGAAAGTAA
- the nadA gene encoding quinolinate synthase NadA: MTTTLETPAFDFAPYRSLSNEELTDRINAVRSKHGSRLLILGHHYQQDEVIALSDLRGDSYQLSKMAAESGDCRNIVFCGVHFMAETADILANRPEKVAARNGQRVDVILPDMAAGCSMADMAAIEQVENAWEDLGELIDTNDITPVTYINSAASLKSFVGKHGGIVCTSSNAASVLKWAFARTSRVLFFPDQHLGRNTALTMGITNDQMPVWNPYESEYGGNTEDAIRNSKVILWKGHCSVHQMFKKEHVAAFRRDFPGIKILVHPECMQEVNEIADVSGSTGKIIETVKNAPAGTKWAIGTELHLVNRLKQEHPEQEIHFLSPVVCMCATMYRIDLAHLCWSLENLDAGSPVNVVRVDDETAEWSRTALERMLSVK, from the coding sequence ATGACCACGACGCTGGAAACCCCGGCATTCGATTTCGCTCCCTACCGCTCGCTCAGCAACGAAGAGCTGACCGATCGCATCAACGCTGTCCGCAGCAAACATGGGAGCCGTCTGCTGATTCTGGGACATCACTACCAGCAGGATGAAGTGATTGCGCTCTCCGATCTCCGCGGCGACAGTTATCAGCTGAGCAAGATGGCGGCTGAAAGCGGCGACTGTCGCAACATCGTCTTCTGCGGCGTCCACTTCATGGCCGAGACCGCCGATATCCTGGCGAACCGTCCTGAGAAAGTCGCCGCCCGCAATGGACAACGGGTCGATGTGATCCTGCCCGACATGGCGGCCGGTTGCTCGATGGCCGACATGGCGGCGATCGAACAAGTCGAAAACGCGTGGGAAGATCTCGGCGAACTGATCGATACGAACGACATCACGCCGGTCACTTACATCAACTCGGCCGCGAGTTTGAAATCGTTCGTCGGCAAGCATGGCGGGATCGTCTGCACGTCGAGCAACGCCGCTTCGGTTTTGAAGTGGGCGTTCGCGCGCACCAGCCGCGTTCTCTTTTTCCCGGATCAGCATCTCGGTCGCAACACCGCGCTGACGATGGGGATCACCAACGATCAGATGCCGGTCTGGAATCCGTACGAATCGGAATATGGCGGCAACACCGAGGATGCGATTCGCAATTCGAAGGTGATTCTCTGGAAGGGTCACTGCAGCGTTCACCAGATGTTCAAGAAGGAACATGTCGCCGCGTTTCGTCGCGACTTTCCCGGCATCAAGATTCTGGTTCATCCCGAATGCATGCAGGAAGTGAACGAGATCGCCGACGTCTCTGGCTCGACCGGCAAGATCATCGAGACAGTCAAGAATGCTCCGGCCGGAACCAAATGGGCGATCGGCACCGAATTGCATTTGGTGAATCGCTTGAAGCAGGAGCACCCGGAGCAGGAGATTCATTTCCTCTCACCGGTCGTCTGTATGTGCGCCACGATGTATCGCATCGACCTGGCGCATCTTTGCTGGAGCCTGGAGAATCTCGACGCCGGAAGCCCGGTCAACGTCGTCCGCGTTGATGACGAGACCGCTGAGTGGTCGCGAACGGCGCTCGAACGGATGTTGAGCGTCAAATAG
- a CDS encoding thioredoxin domain-containing protein, with product MANRLANESSPYLLQHASNPVHWRPWDAASLEEAVDADKPIFLSIGYSACHWCHVMEHESFENAAIADYLNEHFISIKVDREERPDLDQIYMNAVQMLTGRGGWPMSVFLTPQLKPFFGGTYWPPTARGGMPGFDQVLRAVMDAWANRRAIALEQSEKFAERLQEIGQAEDSGEAIGIELLDQAYRYLESIYDFRDGGFGGAPKFPHTMDLEVCLRYSRRKPESHALEMVVHNLDQMARGGIYDHLGGGFARYSVDAEWLVPHFEKMLYDNALLTGIYVNAYRVTKRADFARVARETCDYVLNYLTDESGGFQSAEDADSEGEEGKFYVWSRQEIIAALGEIRGYRFCEIYDVSESGNFEGHNILNLPQSIEAWAAAKNVDAVELRSELDADRAKLLHLRDERIRPSKDDKVLTSWNGLMIESLAQAAGALGEPKYLAAAERAADFLFDTMLDPNGRLLHSYRQGVAKLAAYLDDYANLANACITLYEATFDDRWLDRAIDLSNLMIRHFADPAGGGFYFTADDHEQLIARNKDLYDNSVPSGNSMAAVVLLRLSALLGNTDLLDEALTAMRVAAPLMKKHPTATGQMLTAVDRYVGPAREVVILGDPESGDTRDFLAAYRQSYTPKSVIACVSPGTTPEEDAPLAPIFAGKSPLPDADGTVFICENFACQRPVTAKEAVANLGS from the coding sequence ATGGCGAATCGCCTTGCCAATGAGTCGAGCCCCTATTTGCTGCAGCATGCCTCGAACCCAGTTCACTGGCGTCCGTGGGATGCGGCTTCGTTAGAGGAAGCGGTCGATGCGGACAAACCAATCTTTCTTTCGATCGGCTACTCGGCGTGTCACTGGTGCCACGTGATGGAGCACGAGAGCTTCGAGAACGCGGCGATCGCCGACTACCTGAACGAACATTTCATCTCGATCAAAGTCGATCGCGAAGAACGCCCTGACCTTGATCAGATCTACATGAACGCGGTGCAGATGTTGACCGGTCGCGGCGGTTGGCCGATGTCGGTTTTTTTGACGCCGCAGCTCAAACCGTTCTTCGGCGGAACCTATTGGCCGCCGACCGCCCGCGGCGGCATGCCCGGCTTCGACCAGGTGCTGCGTGCCGTGATGGATGCGTGGGCAAATCGCCGCGCCATCGCCCTGGAACAATCGGAGAAATTCGCCGAACGCCTGCAAGAGATCGGGCAAGCCGAAGATTCCGGTGAAGCGATCGGCATCGAACTGCTCGATCAGGCGTACAGGTATCTCGAATCGATCTATGACTTCCGCGACGGCGGTTTCGGCGGAGCGCCGAAGTTTCCGCATACGATGGATCTCGAGGTTTGCCTCCGCTATAGCCGCCGCAAACCGGAAAGCCACGCCCTGGAGATGGTCGTCCACAATCTTGACCAAATGGCGCGCGGCGGGATCTACGATCATCTCGGCGGCGGTTTCGCGCGCTACTCGGTCGACGCCGAATGGCTTGTGCCCCACTTTGAGAAAATGCTGTACGACAACGCGCTCCTCACAGGCATCTACGTCAACGCCTATCGCGTGACGAAGCGCGCAGATTTTGCCCGCGTCGCGCGAGAAACGTGCGACTACGTCCTTAACTATCTGACCGACGAGTCAGGCGGCTTCCAAAGCGCCGAAGACGCCGACAGCGAAGGGGAAGAAGGAAAATTCTACGTCTGGAGTCGCCAGGAGATTATCGCCGCACTCGGCGAAATCCGCGGTTACCGCTTCTGCGAAATCTACGACGTTAGCGAGTCGGGCAACTTCGAAGGCCACAACATCCTGAACTTGCCGCAGTCGATTGAAGCTTGGGCGGCGGCCAAGAATGTTGACGCGGTTGAGCTGCGCAGCGAACTGGACGCCGATCGCGCAAAACTGCTCCATCTTCGCGACGAACGGATTCGTCCCAGCAAAGACGATAAGGTTCTCACCAGTTGGAATGGCCTGATGATCGAAAGCCTGGCTCAAGCGGCGGGCGCACTCGGCGAACCGAAGTATCTGGCGGCGGCCGAGAGAGCGGCCGACTTTCTGTTCGACACGATGCTCGATCCGAATGGACGGCTGCTTCATTCCTATCGCCAGGGTGTCGCCAAGCTGGCCGCTTACCTGGACGACTATGCGAATCTCGCCAACGCTTGCATCACGCTATACGAAGCGACCTTCGACGATCGTTGGCTCGATCGGGCGATCGACCTGTCGAACCTGATGATTCGCCACTTCGCCGATCCGGCCGGGGGCGGCTTCTACTTCACCGCCGATGACCACGAACAGCTGATCGCGCGAAATAAGGACCTGTACGACAACAGCGTCCCAAGCGGCAATTCGATGGCGGCGGTCGTGCTGCTACGGCTGAGCGCGTTGCTGGGGAATACCGATCTGCTCGACGAAGCTCTGACCGCGATGCGCGTCGCCGCGCCGCTAATGAAGAAGCATCCAACCGCCACCGGGCAGATGCTGACGGCGGTCGATCGCTACGTCGGCCCGGCCCGGGAAGTGGTGATTCTGGGCGATCCGGAGTCGGGCGATACCCGCGATTTTCTGGCCGCTTATCGCCAGAGCTACACCCCCAAGAGCGTCATCGCCTGCGTTTCGCCGGGAACGACGCCTGAGGAAGATGCCCCGCTGGCCCCGATCTTTGCGGGCAAATCGCCGCTTCCAGACGCGGACGGTACCGTTTTCATTTGCGAGAATTTCGCCTGTCAGCGGCCGGTGACCGCGAAAGAGGCGGTCGCCAATCTAGGCTCCTGA
- the lysA gene encoding diaminopimelate decarboxylase, whose translation MPTVPQFQTFRTEIAGVSVVDLAAKYGTPTFVYDGAKIVERINDLRKFDVIRYAQKACSNLAILDLVRRNGVLVDAVSAGEIRRALAAGFVPKGEPAPIVYTADIFDREALALCVEHGLHVNCGSPDMIAQLGEAAPGSEITLRINPGFGHGHSQKTNTGGQQSKHGIWHEQLNDCLLIADQHGVRVTGLHMHIGSGTDLEHLGQVCGAMEKAALEVGRTITTISAGGGLPIPYNSSQSYVDLDQYFDLWNAVRNRLQDAFGHAISLEIEPGRYLSAEAGYLLAEIRAIKSMGENKFYVVDAGFNNLARPILYGSYHPMSIALASGETEDRPHQDVVVGGPLCESGDIFTQTEGGFVGTRSLPAAGIGDYLVIECAGAYGFVMGSNYNSKPLAAEVLIQDGQTHLVRERQSFENLIAGEHIPR comes from the coding sequence ATGCCGACCGTGCCGCAATTCCAAACGTTTCGCACCGAAATCGCCGGGGTCTCCGTTGTGGATTTGGCGGCGAAATACGGCACGCCGACCTTCGTCTATGACGGGGCGAAAATTGTCGAGCGGATCAACGACCTACGGAAGTTCGACGTCATTCGCTACGCCCAAAAGGCTTGCTCGAATCTGGCGATCCTGGACCTGGTTCGCCGCAACGGCGTGTTGGTCGACGCGGTCAGCGCTGGTGAAATCCGTCGCGCTCTCGCCGCCGGTTTCGTGCCGAAAGGAGAACCGGCGCCAATCGTTTACACCGCCGACATCTTCGACCGCGAAGCGCTGGCTCTCTGCGTCGAACATGGGCTGCATGTGAACTGCGGTTCGCCAGACATGATTGCTCAGCTTGGCGAAGCGGCGCCGGGGAGCGAAATCACCCTGCGTATCAATCCTGGCTTCGGTCATGGTCATAGCCAAAAGACCAACACCGGCGGCCAGCAATCGAAGCACGGCATCTGGCACGAACAGTTGAATGACTGCCTGCTGATCGCCGATCAACATGGCGTTCGCGTCACTGGGCTGCACATGCACATCGGTTCCGGTACCGACCTGGAACACCTGGGCCAGGTTTGCGGCGCGATGGAAAAGGCGGCGCTGGAAGTTGGTCGCACGATCACCACAATCAGCGCTGGGGGCGGCTTGCCGATTCCGTACAACTCGTCGCAGTCGTATGTCGACCTTGATCAGTACTTCGATCTGTGGAACGCCGTTCGCAATCGTCTGCAGGATGCGTTCGGCCACGCGATCTCGCTCGAGATCGAACCGGGGCGTTATCTCTCGGCCGAAGCTGGCTACCTACTGGCCGAAATTCGCGCGATCAAATCGATGGGAGAGAACAAGTTCTACGTCGTCGACGCTGGCTTCAACAATCTGGCGCGACCGATTCTGTACGGTTCGTATCACCCGATGTCGATCGCACTGGCCAGCGGCGAGACCGAAGATCGACCGCATCAGGACGTGGTCGTCGGCGGTCCGCTCTGCGAATCGGGCGACATCTTCACGCAGACCGAAGGGGGCTTCGTCGGGACGCGCAGCTTGCCTGCCGCGGGGATTGGCGATTACCTGGTGATCGAGTGCGCAGGAGCGTACGGATTCGTGATGGGCTCGAATTACAACTCGAAGCCGCTAGCCGCCGAGGTTCTGATCCAAGACGGCCAAACGCACTTGGTGCGCGAACGCCAGTCGTTCGAGAACCTGATCGCTGGCGAACACATTCCCCGCTAG
- a CDS encoding AraC family transcriptional regulator, translating into MSTDLQRQFFEQMGTRHQLQNLYDALPDVFFFTKNRDSRMIWANRQLIRRLGLANENDVVGAYDWEFFPTEVADKYRADDRYVMETGEQIRNRVEVFYDETKILDWHITSKMPVYSEDGSEIIGVAGVIRSYKEGQRWAAPASELEDVVEFMRTSAGAKATIEEIAERAQLSTRQLNRKFQAVFGMSARDFKIRTRLNAAAHDLASSDRSIHQIAMENEFSDQSTFSRQFRKHMGMTPLEYRRSYQRGG; encoded by the coding sequence ATGTCCACCGATCTACAGCGGCAATTTTTCGAGCAGATGGGGACGCGGCATCAGCTCCAGAATCTCTACGACGCGCTGCCGGACGTATTTTTTTTCACCAAGAATCGGGATAGCCGAATGATCTGGGCGAATCGGCAATTGATTCGCCGCTTGGGCCTCGCGAATGAGAACGACGTTGTCGGCGCTTACGATTGGGAGTTTTTTCCGACCGAAGTGGCGGATAAATATCGGGCCGACGATCGGTACGTTATGGAGACGGGGGAGCAAATTCGCAATCGAGTCGAAGTTTTCTACGACGAGACCAAGATTCTCGACTGGCACATTACCAGCAAGATGCCGGTCTATAGCGAGGATGGGTCGGAGATCATCGGCGTCGCCGGAGTAATTCGAAGCTACAAAGAAGGGCAGCGCTGGGCGGCGCCTGCTTCGGAACTGGAGGATGTGGTCGAGTTCATGCGAACGTCGGCCGGCGCCAAAGCGACGATTGAAGAGATCGCCGAGCGGGCTCAGTTATCGACGCGGCAGCTGAATCGCAAATTTCAGGCGGTGTTTGGGATGAGCGCCCGCGATTTCAAGATTCGGACTCGCTTGAATGCCGCGGCGCATGACCTGGCGAGTTCCGATCGGTCGATCCACCAGATTGCGATGGAAAATGAATTTTCTGATCAGAGCACGTTTAGTCGTCAGTTCCGCAAGCATATGGGAATGACGCCGCTCGAATATCGCCGCAGTTATCAGCGCGGCGGTTAA
- the panB gene encoding 3-methyl-2-oxobutanoate hydroxymethyltransferase — protein MSSHKPASDRITVPKFVAMKRDGKKISMLTAYDYTMAQLLDEAGVDSVLVGDSLSMVVQGHDTTLPVTLDEMIYHAKMVVRAVQRALVIVDLPFPSFHLGVYSAIESAGRVLKETGAQAVKLEGGVEQAEVIAGLVSAGIPVMAHVGLRPQLVMQMGGYKVQRDEEQLMADALAAQNAGAFGLVLECVPRTSAEKISAELSIPTIGIGAGAGCDGQVLVVNDMLGLTGGYVPKFVKAFADLRGQISSAAKQYCEEVRSGVFPADEHSFK, from the coding sequence ATGTCCTCTCACAAACCTGCTTCCGATCGCATTACCGTCCCCAAGTTCGTCGCCATGAAACGGGACGGCAAGAAAATCTCGATGCTGACCGCGTACGACTATACGATGGCGCAGCTGCTCGACGAAGCAGGAGTCGATTCGGTGCTAGTCGGCGATAGCTTGTCGATGGTAGTGCAGGGACACGATACGACCTTGCCCGTCACGCTCGACGAGATGATTTACCACGCGAAGATGGTTGTCCGCGCGGTTCAACGAGCGCTAGTGATCGTCGATCTGCCGTTTCCCAGCTTTCACCTCGGCGTCTACAGCGCGATCGAAAGCGCCGGACGCGTGCTGAAAGAAACCGGCGCTCAAGCGGTAAAACTGGAAGGGGGCGTTGAACAGGCCGAAGTGATCGCCGGGCTCGTCTCGGCAGGCATTCCGGTCATGGCGCACGTCGGACTTCGCCCGCAGTTGGTGATGCAGATGGGGGGCTATAAAGTTCAGCGCGACGAAGAGCAGCTCATGGCCGACGCGCTCGCCGCGCAAAACGCGGGAGCCTTTGGCTTGGTGCTCGAATGCGTCCCGCGCACATCCGCCGAAAAAATCTCGGCGGAGCTTTCGATTCCGACCATCGGCATTGGCGCCGGCGCCGGTTGCGATGGCCAGGTCTTGGTGGTCAACGACATGTTGGGCCTCACCGGCGGCTACGTCCCCAAATTCGTCAAAGCGTTCGCCGATCTACGCGGGCAGATCTCCAGCGCCGCCAAGCAATACTGCGAAGAAGTTCGCAGCGGCGTTTTCCCCGCGGATGAACATAGCTTCAAATAA
- a CDS encoding HAD-IIA family hydrolase, which yields MGLGFLIDMDGVIYRGSQLIDGADRFIATLKKKQIPFLFLTNNSQRTRRDVAAKLYRMGIDVEEERIFTCAMATARFLAKQKPGGTAFVIGEGGLHNALHRNGYAIVDHAPDYVVVGEARSITLEMLDAAVQMVLDGAQLIATNLDPNCPTKSGTRSGCGATVSFIEKATGKTAFSVGKPSPVMMRSAQWELGVRSWETVMIGDTMETDILGAVQMGYYATLTLSGGSRAEDLSSYAFRPDRVINSVADLIEDIENDTMLPAWDHGIMPHSMEENERLMYAASRGA from the coding sequence ATGGGCCTTGGATTTTTGATTGACATGGATGGCGTTATTTACCGCGGCAGTCAGTTGATTGACGGCGCGGACCGCTTTATCGCAACGCTGAAAAAGAAGCAGATCCCTTTTTTATTCCTGACCAACAATAGTCAGCGCACGCGACGCGACGTGGCGGCCAAGTTGTATCGGATGGGGATCGACGTCGAAGAAGAACGAATCTTTACCTGTGCGATGGCGACCGCTCGCTTTCTGGCGAAACAGAAGCCTGGCGGAACGGCGTTCGTGATTGGTGAAGGTGGTTTGCACAACGCATTGCACCGCAATGGATACGCGATCGTCGATCACGCGCCCGACTATGTGGTCGTGGGCGAAGCTCGTTCGATCACGCTGGAAATGCTTGATGCGGCGGTGCAGATGGTACTGGATGGCGCGCAATTGATCGCGACCAATCTCGATCCTAATTGCCCGACGAAAAGCGGCACCCGCAGCGGCTGCGGCGCTACCGTTTCGTTTATCGAAAAGGCGACCGGCAAGACGGCGTTCAGCGTCGGCAAGCCGAGCCCGGTGATGATGCGTTCGGCGCAGTGGGAACTAGGCGTTCGCTCGTGGGAAACGGTGATGATCGGCGACACGATGGAAACCGATATCCTGGGCGCCGTGCAGATGGGTTACTACGCGACGTTGACGCTCAGCGGCGGTTCGCGTGCGGAAGACTTGTCGTCGTACGCGTTTCGACCTGATCGCGTGATCAACTCGGTCGCCGACCTGATCGAAGACATCGAAAACGATACGATGCTCCCGGCGTGGGATCACGGCATCATGCCGCATTCGATGGAAGAGAACGAACGTTTGATGTACGCCGCTTCCCGCGGCGCGTAA